The Tropicibacter oceani DNA segment CAAAAGCCCGGCGCAATCCATGCCGAAAGGGTTTCCCATGTTCATCGTCTCGCTTATCGCCAAACCCGGCGCGCTTGATCCCGCCCTGGTCGACAACCTGCGCAACGCATGGGGGGGCGGCATGGCCAGCTGGCTGTCCGCGGACGAGGCGGCGGAATTCCCGGTCGAACAGATCCCCGGCAACCTTGAGCAGGTGCGCGCCTCGGTCGCCGATCAAGTTGACCTGAACATCATCCCCGCTGAAAACCGCCGCAAAAAGATGCTTCTGGCCGATATGGACAGCACCATGATCCAGCAGGAATGCATCGACGAGCTGGCCGAAGAGGCGGGTGTCGGCGCCCACGTCAAGGACATCACCGCCCGCGCCATGAACGGCGAGCTGGATTTCGAAGGTGCGCTGACCGAACGCGTCGCCCTGCTCAAGGGCCTGCCCGAAAGCGTCATCGACAAGGTCGTTCAGGACCGCATCACCCTGATGCCCGGCGGCCGCACGCTGATCGCCACGATGAAGGCGAACGGCGGCCATGCCGCGCTGGTTTCGGGCGGCTTCACGGCCTTTACGACGCGCGTCTCGGGGCTGCTGGGCTTTGACGAAAACCGTGCCAACACGCTGCTGATCGAAAACGGCGCACTGACCGGCGCGGTCGCGCGTCCGATCCTTGGCCGAGAGGCCAAGATCGAGGCGCTGGAACAGATCAGCGCCCGCATCGGCATCGCCGAGGCCGACGTGATCGCCGTCGGCGACGGCGCCAATGATCTGGGCATGCTGGGCCGCGCCGGTCTGGGCGTCGCCCTGCACGCCAAACCCATGGTCCAGGAACAAAGCGATTGCCGGGTGAACCACGGCGATCTGACCGCGCTGCTGTACCTGCAGGGCTATACCCGCGACGACTTTGTCACCGCCTGACCGTATTTGCCGCAGGCGGGCCCCTTGACCTTCCAGTGACTGGAAGCCCTATCTGAAGGGCAAGACTGTCACTGTCAGGGGGCCACCATGGCCAGGGAAATCCTTCGTTTCGAAGTCACCAAGCTGAGCTGCGCCGGATGCGTCGGCCGGGCCGAACGCGCCCTGGCTGCGGTTCCCGGTGTCACCGACGCCCGCGTCAACCTTGCCACCCGCATGGCGCAGGTCGAAGGCACCGCAGCAACGGACGCGCTGCGCAGCGCCCTGCAGACGGCGGGCTATCCGGCGGCGCAATCGCATCACCGGCTGACCATCCAGGGCATGAGCTGTGCGTCCTGCGCGGGGCGTGTGGAACGCGCCCTGACCGCCGTGCCGGGCGTTCTGGAGGCGCGCGTCAACCTTGCCTCGGAAACGGCCGAGATCACCGCCATGGCCGGCGCGGTCGAACCCGCGCAACTGGCGCAAATCGTCACCGCCGCGGGCTATCCTGCCAGCCCCGTCGCCGACCATGCCCGCGCCGAGACCGAGGATCGGCGCGCCGCCGAAACCCGTACCCTCAAGCGTGACCTGACCATCGCCGCCGCCCTGACCCTGCCGGTTTTCCTGGGCGTCATGGGATCGCACCTGATCCCCGCCCTGCACCACTGGATCAACGGCACCATCGGCCAGACCGCCTGGTGGGCCATGCAATTCGTCCTGACCACGCTTGTGCTGCTTTGGCCCGGCCAGCGGTTTTTCCGCATTGGCCTGCCCTTGCTGGCCAAGGGCGCCCCGGACATGAATTCGCTTGTGGCGCTGGGCACGCTGGCGGCCTGGGGCTATTCGACGGTTGCCCTGTTCGCCCCCACCCTGCTGCCCCAAGCCAGCCGCGACGTCTATTTCGAAGCGGCCGCCGTGATCGTCACCCTGATCCTGCTGGGCCGCTTTCTGGAAGCCCGCGCCAAGGGCCGCACCGGCGCCGCGATCCGCCGCCTGGTGGGTCTGCGCCCCGACAGCGCGCGGGTTGAACGCGATGGCGCCGTGATCGAACTGCCGGTCGATCAGGTCGTCGCGGGCGACATCCTGCACCTGCGCCCCGGCGAACGCATCGCGGTGGACGGCGCGGTTCTGACCGGACGGTCCTATGTCGATGAAAGCATGATCACCGGCGAACCCGTCCCGGTGGAAAAGCTTGCTGGCGCGGGCCTGGTCGCTGGCACCGTGAACGGCAGCGGCGCGCTGACCTTCCGGGCCACCGCCGTTGGCGCGGACACCATGCTGGCCCGGATCATCGCCCTGGTCGAGGATGCGCAGGGCGCCCGCCTGCCGGTACAGGCACTGGCCGACCGTGTCGTGCGCTGGTTCGTGCCGGCGGTCATCGCCCTGGCCGTGCTGACGGTGCTGGCGTGGCTGGCCTTTGGTCCCGGTCTCAGTTTTGCCTTGGTCGCCGGGGTCTGCGTTCTGATCATTGCCTGCCCCTGCGCCATGGGGCTGGCGACGCCGACCTCGATCATGGTCGGCACCGGCCGCGCCGCCGAGATGGGCGTGCTGTTTCGCAAGGGCGACGCCCTGCAGCGGCTGGACGAAATCAAGGTCATCGCCTTTGACAAGACCGGCACCCTGACCGAAGGGCGGCCCGAACTGGCCGCCTCGGTCGCGGCCCCTGGGTTCGACACCGGACAGGTGCTGGCCCTGGCCGCCAGCGCCGAGCAAGGCTCTGAACACCCCATCGCGCGGGCGCTTGAAAGGGCCGCCGGGCCGGGGCTGATGCAAGCCACCGAGACCGAAGCGATCCCCGGTCACGGGTTGCGCGCCGTGGTCGATGGAAAGATCGTGCTGGTCGGCGCCCCCCGCCTGATGATCCGCGAAGGCATCGACCTGGCCCCGCTGGCCGCCGCTCTCGACTCGATGCAGGCCAAGGGCCAGACCCCTGCCCTGGTGGCCATCGACGGCAGGATCGCGGCGGGCTTTGCCGTCGCCGACCGCATCAAACCCGGCGCGCGGGCGGCGCTGGATGCCCTGCGCGCCCGGGGGCTGGAAATCGCGCTGATCACCGGCGACACCCGCGCCACCGCGCAGGCCATCGCCGCCGAGCTGGGCATCACCCATGTCGAGGCCGAGGTCCTGCCCGAGGGCAAGCTGGAGGCCGTCAAACACCTGCGCGGCCGCTTTGGCCCCGTGGCCTTTTGCGGCGATGGCATCAACGACGCCCCCGCCCTGGCCGAAGCTGACGTGGGCCTGGCCATCGGCACCGGCACCGACGTCGCCATCGAAAGCGCCGACGTGGTGCTGGTTTCCGGCGAGCTGTCCGGCGCGGTCAACGCGGTCACGGCCAGCCAGTCGGTGATGCGCAACATCCGCCAGAACCTGTTCTGGGCCTTTGGCTACAACGTCGCGTTGATCCCGGTGGCCGCCGGGGTTTTCTATCCGCTGACCGGCTGGCTGCTGTCGCCGATGCTGGCGGCGGGGGCCATGGCGCTGTCTTCGGTCTTTGTGGTCAGCAACGCCCTGCGGCTGCGCGCCATGTCCCCGATGCAGGATCAACCCGGCGCACGGACCCGCGATTTGCAGGAGGCCCCGGCATGAACATCGGCGATGTCGCGCGGCGCTCGGGCCTGCCGACCAAGACGATCCGGTATTACGAGGATATCGGGCTGATCCGCCCGAACCGCACCGAAAACGGCTATCGCGCCTTTTCCGACAGCGACCTGCACAAGCTGACCTTTCTGGCCCGCGCCCGCGAATTGGGCTTTTCGATCGAGGATTGCCGCGCGCTTTTGGCGATGTACGAGGACGAAACCCGCGCCAGCGCCGATGTCAAACGCCTGGCCGAGGAACACCTGACCCGGATCGACGAAAAGCTGGCGCAGTTGCAGGCCATGCGCCGGACGCTCAGCGATCTGGTCCATGCCTGCCGGGGCGACAACCGGCCCGATTGCCCCATCCTTCGGGACCTCGCCGAAGGCAAGGAATGATCCGGCATTGACGCCCCGCAGCGGATCGCGTCATTTGCCCGCCAAGGAGGCCCGTCATGACCGACCATTACGCCGTTTTCGGCAATCCCGTCGTCCAGTCCAAATCCCCGATGATCCACGCGCGCTTTGCCGCCGAGACCGGGCAGGACATGGACTATGTCAAGATCGAAGCGCCGGTCGATGGCTTTGCCGATGCGCTGCGCGCCTTTGTCGACAAAGGCGGTCGGGGCTGCAATGTGACCGCCCCCTTCAAGCTGGAGGCCTATGCCCTGGCCACCGAACACACCCAAGCCGCGCGCATGGCCGGGTCGACCAATACGCTGCGCTTTGACGGCAACCGGATCGAGGCGCACAACACCGACGGTGTCGGCCTGCTGCGCGACATCCAGGACAACCTGGGCCATTCCCTGAAAGGCAAACGCATCCTGATGCTGGGGGCCGGCGGCGCCGTGCGCGGTGCGGCCCTGCCGTTCCTGCAGGCCGGGCCGGCGGAATTCGCGCTGCTGAACCGCAGCGTCGACAAGGCGCAGGCGATCTGTGACATGCTGAAGGACCACGGCGAAATCGTGCTGTGCGACCCGGTCCGCGCCAAGGGCTATGACATCGTGCTGAACGGCACTTCGTCCAGTCTGGGCGGCAGCTGCCCGACCATGCCCGACGGGGTTTTTGACGGCTGCGCGCTGGCCTATGACCTGTCCTACGGCAAAGGGCTGACGCCCTTTCTGCAGGCGGCGCAAAAGGCGGGTGTGCCGCAGCTGGCCGACGGGGTCGGAATGTTGGTGGAACAGGCCGCCGAGGCGTTTGCCTGGTGGCGCGGGACAACCCCCGCGACCACCGATCTGATCCGCGAAATGACGATCCCGCTGACCTGAGCCTTACTGCTTTTGAAGGCGCTCCAGAACGCGGTCAAGCTGCTTGCCCTGCTTGCTGCGGGCGGTCGGCGCGTCCTTGACCAGGTTGTAGTATTCGGCCGGGTCGTATTTCACCACGTTCAGCTTGAGGTGTTCTGTGGTCAGCATGCCCAGCGAAGCCAGCACCTGATAGGCCGCAAGATGGCGGTCGATGGTTGCCGAAATCAGCCCCGACTGCGCATCCAAAAGCTCTTGTTCCGCTTCGAGCACGTCAAAGGTTGTCCGCGCCCCCAGCGAGGCTTCTTCACGAACGCCGCGGAAGGCGACTGTTGCGGCCCGAACCTGCTGGTTGCTGGCCTCGATGCTGGCTGCCGCCACCTTGAGCGTCGCATAGGCCGTCGAAACGTCCTGGGTGATCGCGTGGCGTACCGTGTGCAGGTTGCCCCGTTCGGCATCGCGGCGGGCGCGCGCCTTGCGGACTTCGGCGCTCAGGCGGCCGCCCTGGTAGATCGGGCCGCTGGCCCCAAGGGTGATGGACCCGATGCGCGAATTCGTCGGATCCTTGAAGTTGTCGGTCGCCGCCAGGCGGCCCGACAGCGAAACCGTGGGTTTCATCGCCGCTTCGGCCTGGCTGACCAGCAGTTCCAGCGCCAGGATCTGGTGCTGCACGCTGATCAGGTCGGGGTGCAGGCGCAGGGCCGTCGCAGCGCCTTCGGCCTGTGCGGGCAGACGCGGCAGGGATTTGGGCGCGACAAGGTTGCCGGGCTTCTTGCCGACAACGGCGGTATATTCGGCGCGGGCGATATCCAGATCCCCCTGCGATGCGGCCAGCGCGCTGCGGGCAGCGGCCAGGCGGGCTTCGGCAAGGGCGACATCGGTGCGGGTGACTTCACCGACTTCGAACCGGTCACGGGCGGCGCGCAGTTCGGTTTCGATCACCCGGACGTTGTTCTGCCGCAACCCGACGATTTCCAGCGTCCGGCGCACGTTCAAAAAGGCGGAAACCGCGCGCAACAGAACCTGCTGTTCGATCGAGACAAGCGTTTCGCGGGTGGCCAGAACGACCTCTTTGGCGGCTTCGATACCCAGCTGGCTTTTGCCGAAATCATACAGCGTGTAGCTGGCGATCAGGGCAACCGTCGATTCGGTATTGGAAATGCGGCCGCGATAGCTGGCGGAATAGTTGAACCCGAATTGGCGCTGGATCTCGGCAGACCAGCTGAGCGTCGGGCGCAGCGCCGACATGGCAATCGCCACATCTTCGTCGGCTGCGCGCAACACCGCGCGGTTCTGTTCCAGAAGCCCGCTGTGGTTGTAGGCCGAGGTCAGCGCATCGGCCAGGTTTTCGGCCATCGCGGTCCCCGCCATCAGAACCGAGATCGAAGCAACGGTCACAAGGCGGCGGACCCCCTGGCGAATGGTCCTGTTCATTCCGGTCAGCTTCATCGCCAGTCGCTCCATACATCAAACGCAATTTCCTGAATACTTGGTAGCGCCGCGGGCTGGGGCTGTCAAAACCCAAGCCGCCGCAGGTCGCATTGAACCGAACGGTTCAGACTCAGGGCTTTCCTTGGTGTTTCTTCCCCTTTCGGCATCACGGGTCAAGACTTGCCGGCGCCTGATCGTCAAATAGGCGCCGAACCGGGGCATTGTGCGATCACATCTGCGGCATGACCTCAGCCCTGCGCCGCCCAGATATACAGCCCATAGGCAGTCAGCAGTCCGAAACCGGTGATCCGCCCGATGGATGGGCGCAGCAGCAACAGCGCCGTCAGGACAACAGTCGCCGCAACCATGACGGGCAAATCAAAAGCGGGAAACCGTGCCGCGACCGGGATCGGGGCGACAATCGCCGTGACGCCAAGGATGCCAAGCACGTTGAAGATGTTGGAGCCGACGATATTGCCGATGGCGATTTCCGATTGCCGACGAAAGGCCGCCACCAACGAGGTCGCCAGTTCCGGCAACGACGTGCCGATCGCCACGATGGTCAGGCCGATGAATGCCTCGGACACGCCGAAACTGCGGGCGATGCTGACCGACCCGTCGATCAGGAACCGCGCCCCGACGATCAAGGCGACCAACCCGATGGCCAGCCAAACCAGGGCCCGCCAGATCGGCAGGGGCAGCACGTCATCCAGATCGTCCGGCGGCGTGTCCGCGCTTTTGTAAGCCCAGACCAGGTATCCGATCAGGCTGGCAAACAGCACGGCGCCCACCGGCCGGCTGATCATCCCGTAGGAGAAAGGAACGAACAGCACCAAGGCGGCGGCCAGCATCACGGCGGTATCCCGGCGCAGGCTGCCCCCCGAAACGCGGATCGGCCAGACCAGCGCCGACACCCCGACGATCAACAGGATGTTCCCGATGTTGGAACCGACGATATTGCCCACGGCGATGTCCGGAACGCCGCGCAGGGCCGCATCGACCGAAACCAGCATTTCCGGCATCGACGTGCCAAAGCCAACCACCGTCAGCCCGATCAGCATCGGCGACATGTTCAGCGACCGGGCCGCGCCCGTGGCGCCGCGCACCAGCGCCTCGCCCCCGAACAAAAGGCCGAGGAGCCCGGCAAACACAAAAAGAAAGTCCATTCAGATCCTCGTAGAGCGCAAGGGAAGGTCACAGGCATCGGCCAGCACGGGATCCGGGGCCGTGCGGGTCAAAGGGCGTAAAACCGCGCCCGAAGTGCGGAGAAAGGGGCTGGAATTGGATCGCCACCGCGCATTTGCGGTCATTTCAACGTCCTGCATGTCCCGCCGCGCAGCGGTTGACAGGCAACCGGGCAGGCAGGGGTGCGATCCGACATCACGACACTGCGTCGTCAGCGGGGCCCGGTTCGCTGTCGTAAAGATGAGCAGGCCATTCAGGCGCCACAAGGGGCCCTTGGAAATAATTCCGCCCGGTTTCGCCGGCCGGTGCGCGCCCGCCCAATGGCAACCAACCGATGTCCCGCCGGAGGAACGGCGCAGCGCCCGCCGCCTGTCCGGAAAAACCTTGACCCGACAGGCCCTCGAATGCACCCTGCGGATATTGTTGAGTTATTTTCCTTCGGAGCGCGCGGCATGACCTTCGACACGTCCAGAACCCTTTTCAATGGCGGCGCATTGCTGCGTCTTCCATCCCTTGCCCTGGGCTTTGCGCTTGGCCTTGTTGGCGTCAGCCCCGCGGCGGCACAGGGCAACCAGGACCTGATCTGGATCGACTACCCCGAACAGGGGGTCGTTCTGGGACAGGGCTATAACCTTGTGACGGACGAGCCCACGCAAGGGGTCTGCGTCGATTTCGTACCGGTGCAGGACCCCTCCCAGGAAGTCACCTATCGCTTCGAAGAGGTGACTTCCCACTCCACGATCAACGCGTCATCGCGCATCCACGCCAGCGGAAGCCTCAAGATGGCGCTGGTCAAGGCATCGGCCAAGCTGGATTTCTATTCGAAGGAAAACTTCTCGATCGACACGTCAAAGTTCCTTCTGACCGCCAATGTCACGAATTCATCGCTGTTTGCGGGGCCGTCCTTTGCCTACAAGATGGGCGCCAGCCTGCCGGGGATCGCCACCCTGCCCGACACGCTGAAAGAGGCCGCAACAAACGGCATCACCCGCGCCGCCGCCCCGACCACCGAAGGCGAAAACACCGGCGTCAAATTCAAGAACGTCGCGCTGAGAAACAACATCAAGCACTGCGGCCAGGGCTATATCGCGGCCATCGTCAGCGGCGCGCAGGTCGATGCCTTTCTGACCTTCACCAAAAGCGACGCCGAGTCGGTGGCCGAGATCAAGGCCGGGATCAAGGCGACCATCGGCGGGATCTTCTCGGTCTCGGGCAGCTTTGCCCAGAACCAGCAGGCCATCGAACGCAGCGAACGGACCGAGGTGAACGTCTACCGCTCGGGCGGGCGGGCTGCGGCCATTGCCTATGACCTGCCCGGGTTGCGCACCAGCCTGCAACAACTGCCCGTCGATGCCGCCGCCAATCCCAAACCGATCCGGATCGCGGTCATTCCCTATTCCAAGCTGGACGACAGCCCGCTGGCTGGCGGGCTGCAGGCTGTCGACCTGCTGGATTCCATCGCCGCCTTTTTCCTTGTCCGGGACGTGGTGAACGAAACCTCGGACATCGCGGACTGGTATCAGAACTACGATGTCGATCAGATCGCCAGCCCGGAAACCGACAGCAATGTCGCGCGCAACATCCCGCTGTTCCTGCACCCGCTGGACGACTACATCGCGATGAACGACCGCGCCCTTGCCCTGAACCGCGAGATGTCCGAAGCGCTGCGGCTGTGCCAGTCGGCCCTGCAGGACGCGAACCTGCTGCTGGATGCAAGCAACGCGGCCGCGGAAACGGCCGCAGGCGACAAGGCCGCAGGACGAACACTGGAGGCGCAGCAGCGCGCAATCCTGACAGGGTCACCAGCGCAAGAGGCCGCCAGCGCACCCTACAAAGACCTTGTCCAGCAACTGCTGGACGAGGACGTCAACCAGACCGACCGCGACGTTCTGGAACGGCTTTTGGCGGGCATGCAGGACAACGCCCAGACCCAGCGCAGCGCGCAATTCGCCAGCTTCCTGTCCGCCTTCGAGCCATCCGAAGAGACGCTGGAATCCAAGGCCCGGATCGAAAGCGCGGTTGGCATCGGGGCAAAAGACCTGAGCGAGGCCGATCTTGCGGCTCTCAGGACCAAGACGGAAAAGACGCTGGCAACATGCAATTCCGATAGCGGTTACCTGAAGACCGCCATAGATGACGCGCTTGCCCTGTCGCAGGATTTTCTGGCCGCCAAGCCGATCTTCTGGTCCGATCTTGGGCGACACTACCAGGGACGCCTGTGGAAACTGTTTCCCGGCGCGACCCTGCCGCAGGGGCAATCCAGCTGGGAACTGGTGGACCTGGTCACCGAGGACCTCAAAAGCTTTCACGCCAACATGGTCGCCAAGCGTTTCAAGCGCGACATCTGCCAGCGCGACCTGACCCATCCGGTATGCGGCGCGGAATTCGAGGCAAAGTTCAAACCCCTTGATCTGAAGCCATCGACGCTGGTTCTGGCTGGGCTGTCTGCCGGGCTGGCGCAGGGGCTGGAATGATGGGCGGGGTCATGCCGTCCCGGGTTCTGTCGGCGGCCGTGATCGCCGGATGCCTTGCCGGGTTGGCCGCCGCGCAAGACAGCAGCGCCAGCGACGCCGCCAAGCCGCCCGTTGCCGCCAACACCCTGCCCGATCTGGACCAACAGGACATCGCGGGTGTCGAAATCGTCGACCTTCAAGTGTCTTGCAACCTCAAGACACCGCTGAAAACCACCCTTTCGCTGACCTTCCAGAAGAATGGCGCGGATGTCACCGAAGATCTGGCCACCGTCACCGCGGATCGCTGCAAATACCTGTACGATCCAGAAGGCCGCGCGCATACCTTTTCGCTGAATGTCGCGCTCGACCTCTTGCCCACGGCCGAGCGTGCCGCGGTCTGCCCCAACCTGTCCTCGGCCTTTTTGTTGCGGATCGGCAGTGCCTCGGTCGATCTGCCGTGGCAAGGCAAGACCTTTGTCCTGCGCGACGGCCCCCTGCTGTCACCAGAGGCCGAAGGGAATTCGGGGCATACCGTGGCAATGGTCAACCTTTTGGCCCTGCAACGCGCCACCAATGCCGCGCCCACATCCTTTGCCAGCTATCTTTATGCCGACCTGCCGGTTTATTCCGACCGCGACGAAAACTGGACCAAGCGGGGCACTTTCTCCTATGGGCTGGCGGCGGCGGCCCCTGTGCCCGAAGGCGGGCTTTTCGACACCTTCGGCGCGGGCACTGCCACCGGTTCCGGCCAGCCTGCCAAACCTGCGCCCGCCACCACGACCAAGGACATCGTTGTCGATCTCGAGGTGCTTGGCTTCAAGGCCGCGTGCCTGACCGATGACCGCAGCCCCTCCGGCGCCGTCCTGAAGGAGAAACCATGATGCGCAGGGTTTTCCCAAGTCTCGCCCTGGCTGTCACTTTGGCCTGTGCCATGCCCGGCCCCTCAATGGCGCAATCCCTTCTGGAACAGGTCGACCAGGACACATGCGTCTTTGTACCCGATGACCGGCAACTTGCCCGCCTGGCGGGCCAACCCCGCGCCACGGTCGAAAGGCTGAAGGAATGCACAGGGATGGAGCTGGTCAAGAT contains these protein-coding regions:
- the serB gene encoding phosphoserine phosphatase SerB is translated as MFIVSLIAKPGALDPALVDNLRNAWGGGMASWLSADEAAEFPVEQIPGNLEQVRASVADQVDLNIIPAENRRKKMLLADMDSTMIQQECIDELAEEAGVGAHVKDITARAMNGELDFEGALTERVALLKGLPESVIDKVVQDRITLMPGGRTLIATMKANGGHAALVSGGFTAFTTRVSGLLGFDENRANTLLIENGALTGAVARPILGREAKIEALEQISARIGIAEADVIAVGDGANDLGMLGRAGLGVALHAKPMVQEQSDCRVNHGDLTALLYLQGYTRDDFVTA
- a CDS encoding heavy metal translocating P-type ATPase, whose amino-acid sequence is MAREILRFEVTKLSCAGCVGRAERALAAVPGVTDARVNLATRMAQVEGTAATDALRSALQTAGYPAAQSHHRLTIQGMSCASCAGRVERALTAVPGVLEARVNLASETAEITAMAGAVEPAQLAQIVTAAGYPASPVADHARAETEDRRAAETRTLKRDLTIAAALTLPVFLGVMGSHLIPALHHWINGTIGQTAWWAMQFVLTTLVLLWPGQRFFRIGLPLLAKGAPDMNSLVALGTLAAWGYSTVALFAPTLLPQASRDVYFEAAAVIVTLILLGRFLEARAKGRTGAAIRRLVGLRPDSARVERDGAVIELPVDQVVAGDILHLRPGERIAVDGAVLTGRSYVDESMITGEPVPVEKLAGAGLVAGTVNGSGALTFRATAVGADTMLARIIALVEDAQGARLPVQALADRVVRWFVPAVIALAVLTVLAWLAFGPGLSFALVAGVCVLIIACPCAMGLATPTSIMVGTGRAAEMGVLFRKGDALQRLDEIKVIAFDKTGTLTEGRPELAASVAAPGFDTGQVLALAASAEQGSEHPIARALERAAGPGLMQATETEAIPGHGLRAVVDGKIVLVGAPRLMIREGIDLAPLAAALDSMQAKGQTPALVAIDGRIAAGFAVADRIKPGARAALDALRARGLEIALITGDTRATAQAIAAELGITHVEAEVLPEGKLEAVKHLRGRFGPVAFCGDGINDAPALAEADVGLAIGTGTDVAIESADVVLVSGELSGAVNAVTASQSVMRNIRQNLFWAFGYNVALIPVAAGVFYPLTGWLLSPMLAAGAMALSSVFVVSNALRLRAMSPMQDQPGARTRDLQEAPA
- a CDS encoding TolC family outer membrane protein codes for the protein MNRTIRQGVRRLVTVASISVLMAGTAMAENLADALTSAYNHSGLLEQNRAVLRAADEDVAIAMSALRPTLSWSAEIQRQFGFNYSASYRGRISNTESTVALIASYTLYDFGKSQLGIEAAKEVVLATRETLVSIEQQVLLRAVSAFLNVRRTLEIVGLRQNNVRVIETELRAARDRFEVGEVTRTDVALAEARLAAARSALAASQGDLDIARAEYTAVVGKKPGNLVAPKSLPRLPAQAEGAATALRLHPDLISVQHQILALELLVSQAEAAMKPTVSLSGRLAATDNFKDPTNSRIGSITLGASGPIYQGGRLSAEVRKARARRDAERGNLHTVRHAITQDVSTAYATLKVAAASIEASNQQVRAATVAFRGVREEASLGARTTFDVLEAEQELLDAQSGLISATIDRHLAAYQVLASLGMLTTEHLKLNVVKYDPAEYYNLVKDAPTARSKQGKQLDRVLERLQKQ
- a CDS encoding calcium/sodium antiporter produces the protein MDFLFVFAGLLGLLFGGEALVRGATGAARSLNMSPMLIGLTVVGFGTSMPEMLVSVDAALRGVPDIAVGNIVGSNIGNILLIVGVSALVWPIRVSGGSLRRDTAVMLAAALVLFVPFSYGMISRPVGAVLFASLIGYLVWAYKSADTPPDDLDDVLPLPIWRALVWLAIGLVALIVGARFLIDGSVSIARSFGVSEAFIGLTIVAIGTSLPELATSLVAAFRRQSEIAIGNIVGSNIFNVLGILGVTAIVAPIPVAARFPAFDLPVMVAATVVLTALLLLRPSIGRITGFGLLTAYGLYIWAAQG
- the aroE gene encoding shikimate dehydrogenase, which encodes MTDHYAVFGNPVVQSKSPMIHARFAAETGQDMDYVKIEAPVDGFADALRAFVDKGGRGCNVTAPFKLEAYALATEHTQAARMAGSTNTLRFDGNRIEAHNTDGVGLLRDIQDNLGHSLKGKRILMLGAGGAVRGAALPFLQAGPAEFALLNRSVDKAQAICDMLKDHGEIVLCDPVRAKGYDIVLNGTSSSLGGSCPTMPDGVFDGCALAYDLSYGKGLTPFLQAAQKAGVPQLADGVGMLVEQAAEAFAWWRGTTPATTDLIREMTIPLT
- the cueR gene encoding Cu(I)-responsive transcriptional regulator, yielding MNIGDVARRSGLPTKTIRYYEDIGLIRPNRTENGYRAFSDSDLHKLTFLARARELGFSIEDCRALLAMYEDETRASADVKRLAEEHLTRIDEKLAQLQAMRRTLSDLVHACRGDNRPDCPILRDLAEGKE